A single Methylobacterium sp. 17Sr1-1 DNA region contains:
- a CDS encoding cation acetate symporter, which translates to MTARRIALVTTLTLLGAGVAYAAGPDLGAVQKQATNWTAVAMFLLFVLATLGITYKAAAGSKSAADFYAAGGGISAGQNALAIAGDYMSAASFLGISGLVFSSGFDGLIYSIGFLVGWPIVLFLIAERLRNLGKFTFADVASFRLDQTRIRILSATGTLVVVAFYLIAQMVGAGKLIQLLFGLDYLTAIIAVGILMIVYVAFGGMKATTWVQIIKACLLLAGASFMALAVLWRYGFNPEALFAAAVAEHPKHEAIMAPGGLVADPVSAISLGIGLMFGTAGLPHILMRFFTVSDAQAARKSVFYATGLIAYFYILTFIIGFGAITFLMGDPSYFKAGANGAYDRITGLLGGSNMAAVHLANATGGSLFLGFISAVAFATILAVVAGLTLAGASAVSHDLYAQVFARGRTTEAGEVRLSKISAVVIGIVAIYLGYVFENQNVAFMVGLAFAVAASCNFPVLAMSILWKGTTTLGALVGGLIGLVSAVVMVVLSKAVWVTTFGHPAALFPYDNPALFSMPLAFLGIWAVSKIDNSARAKRERAAFEAQYVRSETGIGAAGAHAH; encoded by the coding sequence ATGACCGCGCGTCGCATCGCCCTCGTCACCACCCTCACGCTCCTCGGGGCGGGCGTGGCCTACGCCGCCGGTCCCGACCTCGGTGCCGTGCAGAAGCAGGCGACGAACTGGACCGCCGTCGCGATGTTCCTGCTCTTCGTGCTGGCCACGCTGGGCATCACCTACAAGGCCGCCGCGGGCTCGAAATCGGCGGCCGACTTCTACGCCGCTGGCGGCGGCATCTCGGCCGGCCAGAACGCGCTCGCCATCGCCGGCGACTACATGTCGGCGGCTTCGTTCCTCGGCATCTCGGGGCTGGTGTTCTCGTCGGGCTTCGACGGGCTGATCTACTCGATCGGCTTCCTGGTCGGCTGGCCGATCGTGCTGTTCCTGATCGCCGAGCGCCTGCGCAATCTCGGCAAGTTCACCTTCGCCGACGTCGCGAGCTTCCGCCTCGACCAGACCCGGATCCGCATCCTGTCGGCGACCGGCACGCTCGTCGTGGTGGCCTTCTACCTGATCGCCCAGATGGTCGGTGCCGGCAAGCTGATCCAGCTCCTGTTCGGCCTCGACTACCTCACGGCGATCATCGCGGTCGGCATCCTGATGATCGTCTACGTCGCCTTCGGCGGCATGAAGGCGACGACCTGGGTGCAGATCATCAAGGCCTGTCTCCTGCTCGCCGGCGCCTCGTTCATGGCGCTTGCCGTGCTGTGGCGCTACGGCTTCAACCCGGAGGCCCTGTTCGCGGCGGCCGTCGCCGAGCATCCCAAGCACGAGGCGATCATGGCGCCGGGCGGCCTCGTCGCCGATCCGGTCTCGGCGATCTCGCTGGGCATCGGCCTCATGTTCGGCACCGCCGGCCTGCCCCACATCCTGATGCGCTTCTTCACCGTGTCGGACGCGCAGGCGGCCCGCAAGTCGGTGTTCTACGCCACCGGCCTGATCGCCTACTTCTACATCCTCACCTTCATCATCGGCTTCGGCGCCATCACCTTCCTGATGGGCGATCCGAGCTACTTCAAGGCCGGGGCGAACGGCGCCTACGACCGGATCACCGGGCTGCTGGGCGGCTCCAACATGGCGGCGGTGCACCTCGCCAACGCCACCGGCGGCTCGCTCTTCCTCGGCTTCATCTCGGCGGTGGCCTTCGCGACCATCCTGGCGGTGGTGGCCGGCCTGACGCTCGCCGGCGCCTCGGCGGTCAGCCACGACCTCTACGCCCAGGTCTTCGCCCGCGGGCGCACCACCGAGGCCGGCGAGGTGCGGCTGTCGAAGATCTCGGCGGTCGTGATCGGCATCGTGGCGATCTATCTCGGCTACGTGTTCGAGAACCAGAACGTCGCCTTCATGGTCGGCCTCGCCTTCGCGGTGGCGGCGAGCTGCAACTTCCCGGTGCTCGCGATGTCGATCCTGTGGAAGGGCACCACGACGCTCGGCGCCCTCGTCGGCGGCCTGATCGGCCTCGTCAGCGCGGTGGTGATGGTGGTGCTGTCGAAGGCCGTGTGGGTCACCACCTTCGGTCATCCGGCGGCGCTCTTCCCCTACGACAACCCGGCCCTGTTCTCGATGCCGCTGGCGTTCCTCGGCATCTGGGCGGTCTCGAAGATCGACAACTCCGCCCGGGCGAAACGCGAGCGGGCGGCCTTCGAGGCGCAGTACGTGCGCTCCGAGACCGGCATCGGAGCGGCGGGCGCGCACGCGCATTGA
- a CDS encoding DUF485 domain-containing protein translates to MAGADTARVLASPKFRQLVAERTRFGWVLSGAMLAIYLVFIMLVAFAHGLMATKIGSGVTSLGIVLGLVVIVSAFVLTGIYVARANGRFDDLTRDLNRELGR, encoded by the coding sequence ATGGCAGGGGCAGACACCGCACGGGTTCTCGCGAGCCCTAAATTCCGCCAACTCGTAGCCGAACGCACCCGCTTCGGCTGGGTCCTGTCCGGCGCGATGCTGGCGATCTACCTCGTCTTCATCATGCTGGTCGCCTTCGCGCACGGCCTGATGGCGACGAAGATCGGCTCCGGCGTGACCTCGCTCGGCATCGTGCTCGGCCTCGTCGTCATCGTCTCGGCCTTCGTGCTCACGGGCATCTACGTCGCCCGGGCCAACGGCCGCTTCGACGACCTGACGCGGGACCTCAACCGGGAGCTCGGCCGATGA
- the acs gene encoding acetate--CoA ligase, with translation MNQRVVEVSQDARARAHIDEAKYQAWYEASIRDPEGFWREHGKRIDWFTPYAKVKETTFGPGDVSIKWFSDGVTNAAHNCIDRHLETRGDQVAIIWEGDDPSESRHITYRELHAEVCRMANVLRNRGVSKGDRVTIYLPMIPEAAYAMLACARLGAIHSVVFGGFSPDSLAGRIQGCDSKLVITADEGLRGGRKVPLKANVDAAIQRLPADSVDHVIVVRRTGGAVEMDPVRDVYYDAAAAQVTDECPVTHVEAEHPLFLLYTSGSTGQPKGVVHTTGGYLVYASMTHQYVFDYHEGDIYWCTADVGWVTGHSYILYGPLANGATTLMFEGIPTYPSISRFWEVVDKHKVNIFYTAPTAIRSLMGAGEAPVKKTSRQTLRVLGSVGEPINPEAWEWYYRVVGDERCPIVDTWWQTETGGILITPLPGATPLKPGSATRPFFGVKPVVVDGDNVVQEGACEGNLCIDESWPGQMRTVWGDHERFVQTYFSTFPGRYFSGDGCRRDADGYYWITGRVDDVINVSGHRMGTAEVESSLVAHPKVSEAAVVGYPHDIKGQGIYAYVTLMQGEEPSDALRKELVAWVRKDIGPIASPDLIQFAPGLPKTRSGKIMRRILRKIAEDEFSSLGDTSTLAEPAVVEDLIENRQNRLK, from the coding sequence ATGAACCAGCGGGTCGTCGAGGTCAGCCAGGATGCGCGCGCGCGGGCGCATATCGACGAGGCAAAGTATCAGGCCTGGTACGAGGCCTCGATCCGCGATCCGGAAGGCTTCTGGCGCGAGCACGGCAAACGGATCGATTGGTTCACGCCCTACGCCAAGGTCAAGGAGACGACGTTCGGCCCCGGCGACGTCTCGATCAAGTGGTTCTCCGACGGCGTCACCAACGCCGCCCATAACTGCATCGACCGCCATCTCGAGACCCGCGGCGATCAGGTCGCGATCATCTGGGAGGGCGACGACCCGTCGGAATCGCGCCACATCACCTACCGCGAGTTGCACGCGGAGGTGTGCCGGATGGCCAACGTCCTGCGCAACCGCGGCGTGTCGAAGGGCGACCGCGTCACGATCTACCTGCCGATGATCCCCGAGGCGGCCTACGCGATGCTGGCCTGCGCCCGGCTCGGCGCGATCCACTCGGTGGTGTTCGGCGGATTCTCGCCGGATTCGCTCGCCGGCCGCATCCAGGGCTGCGACTCGAAACTCGTCATCACCGCCGACGAGGGCCTGCGCGGCGGTCGCAAGGTGCCGCTGAAGGCCAATGTCGATGCGGCGATCCAGCGCCTGCCGGCTGACAGCGTCGACCACGTCATCGTCGTGCGCCGCACCGGCGGCGCGGTCGAGATGGACCCGGTCCGCGACGTCTACTACGACGCGGCGGCCGCCCAGGTCACCGACGAGTGCCCGGTGACGCATGTCGAGGCCGAGCACCCGCTGTTCCTGCTCTACACCTCGGGCTCGACCGGCCAGCCGAAGGGCGTGGTCCACACCACCGGCGGCTACCTCGTCTACGCGTCGATGACGCACCAATACGTCTTCGACTATCACGAGGGCGACATCTACTGGTGCACCGCCGATGTCGGCTGGGTCACCGGCCATTCCTACATCCTGTACGGGCCGCTGGCGAACGGCGCCACCACCCTGATGTTCGAGGGGATCCCGACCTATCCGTCGATCTCGCGGTTCTGGGAGGTCGTCGACAAGCACAAGGTCAACATCTTCTACACCGCCCCGACCGCGATCCGCTCGCTGATGGGAGCCGGCGAGGCACCGGTGAAGAAGACCTCGCGCCAGACCCTGCGGGTGCTCGGATCGGTCGGCGAGCCGATCAACCCGGAGGCCTGGGAATGGTACTACCGGGTCGTCGGCGACGAGCGCTGCCCGATCGTCGACACCTGGTGGCAGACCGAGACCGGCGGCATCCTGATCACCCCGCTCCCCGGCGCCACGCCGCTCAAGCCCGGCTCGGCGACGCGGCCGTTCTTCGGCGTCAAGCCGGTGGTGGTGGACGGCGACAACGTGGTCCAGGAGGGCGCCTGCGAGGGCAATCTCTGCATCGATGAATCCTGGCCGGGCCAGATGCGCACCGTGTGGGGCGATCACGAGCGCTTCGTCCAGACCTACTTCTCGACCTTCCCGGGCCGCTACTTCTCGGGCGACGGCTGCCGGCGCGACGCGGACGGCTATTACTGGATCACCGGCCGGGTCGACGATGTCATCAACGTCTCGGGCCACCGGATGGGCACGGCGGAGGTCGAATCTTCCCTCGTCGCGCACCCGAAGGTCTCCGAGGCCGCGGTGGTGGGTTATCCCCACGACATCAAGGGCCAGGGCATCTACGCCTACGTCACCCTGATGCAGGGCGAGGAGCCGTCCGACGCGCTCCGCAAGGAGCTGGTGGCCTGGGTGCGCAAGGATATCGGGCCGATCGCCTCGCCCGACCTGATCCAGTTCGCCCCCGGCCTGCCCAAGACCCGCTCGGGGAAGATCATGCGCCGCATCCTGCGCAAGATCGCCGAGGACGAGTTCTCCTCGCTCGGCGACACCTCGACGCTGGCCGAACCGGCGGTGGTCGAGGACCTGATCGAGAACCGGCAGAACCGCCTCAAGTGA
- a CDS encoding nucleoside deaminase, giving the protein MTDDETFMARAIALSERTALVESAGGVFGAVIVRDGEIIGEGANRVVAENDPTWHAEMAAIRDACGKEGSFKLPGATLYTSAEPCPMCMAAAYWAGISRIFYASTNEDALRHGNFDDSMIYEEVRKPADQRKIPIRQIMRAEAIEVWKRYEAKTDRVPY; this is encoded by the coding sequence ATGACCGACGACGAGACCTTCATGGCGCGCGCCATCGCGCTGTCGGAGCGCACGGCGCTCGTCGAGAGCGCCGGCGGCGTCTTCGGCGCCGTGATCGTCCGCGACGGCGAGATCATCGGCGAGGGCGCCAACCGGGTCGTCGCCGAGAACGACCCGACCTGGCACGCCGAGATGGCGGCGATCCGCGACGCCTGCGGCAAGGAGGGCAGCTTCAAGCTGCCCGGCGCCACCCTCTACACCTCCGCCGAACCCTGCCCGATGTGCATGGCCGCGGCCTACTGGGCCGGCATCTCGCGGATCTTCTACGCCTCGACCAACGAGGACGCCCTGCGGCACGGCAATTTCGACGACAGCATGATCTACGAGGAAGTCCGCAAGCCGGCCGACCAGCGCAAGATCCCGATCCGCCAGATCATGCGCGCCGAGGCGATCGAGGTCTGGAAGCGCTACGAGGCCAAGACCGACCGGGTGCCGTACTGA
- a CDS encoding LysR family transcriptional regulator: MDWDKIRIFLNVAEAGSFTKAGDDIGLSQSAVSRQISALERELKAPLFHRHARGLILTEQGDLLFRAARDMKMRLETTRARLVETSERPSGDLKVTTTVGLGTAWLSQRVAEFLDLHPDVRVELILTNEELDLAMREADVAIRLRRPAQPDLIQRRLFTVHYHVFASLEYVKRFGEPKTIDDLDKHRLVSFGGDQPSYLMATHWLATVGREGREHRTIHFTVNNISALQLAVETGAGIGILPDYVADGNEQLVQVLRDYEMPNLESYLVYAEEMRTVARVQAFRDFLVAKAQRWTY, translated from the coding sequence GTGGACTGGGACAAGATCCGGATTTTCCTCAACGTCGCCGAAGCCGGCAGCTTCACCAAGGCGGGCGACGACATCGGGCTCAGCCAGTCGGCCGTCAGCCGCCAGATCAGCGCGCTGGAGCGCGAGCTGAAGGCGCCGCTGTTCCACCGCCACGCCCGCGGGCTGATCCTCACCGAGCAGGGCGACCTGCTGTTCCGGGCCGCCCGGGACATGAAGATGCGGCTCGAGACCACGCGGGCCCGCCTCGTCGAGACGAGCGAGCGCCCGTCCGGCGACCTCAAGGTGACGACGACGGTGGGCCTCGGCACCGCCTGGCTGTCGCAGCGAGTGGCGGAGTTCCTCGACCTGCACCCGGACGTGCGCGTCGAGCTGATCCTGACCAACGAGGAGCTCGACCTCGCGATGCGCGAGGCCGACGTGGCGATCCGGCTCCGCCGCCCGGCCCAGCCGGACCTGATCCAGCGTCGGCTGTTCACCGTGCACTACCACGTCTTCGCCTCGCTCGAATACGTGAAGCGCTTCGGGGAGCCGAAGACGATCGACGACCTCGACAAGCACCGCCTGGTCTCGTTCGGCGGCGACCAGCCCTCCTACCTGATGGCGACCCACTGGCTCGCCACCGTCGGCCGCGAGGGCCGCGAGCACCGCACGATCCACTTCACGGTCAACAACATCTCGGCGCTCCAGCTCGCGGTCGAGACCGGCGCCGGCATCGGCATCCTGCCGGACTACGTCGCGGACGGGAACGAGCAGCTGGTGCAGGTTTTGCGCGACTACGAGATGCCGAACCTGGAGAGCTACCTCGTCTACGCCGAGGAGATGCGGACGGTCGCCCGCGTCCAGGCGTTCCGGGACTTCCTGGTCGCGAAAGCGCAGCGCTGGACGTATTGA
- the trxB gene encoding thioredoxin-disulfide reductase, producing the protein MSTTKQAPQHEKLVIIGSGPAGYTAAIYAARAMVEPLLISGFQPGGQLMITTDVENYPGFADAIQGPWLMEQMRSQAEHVGTRIVSEYIAKVDLAQRPFRLEADSGAVFTCDALIIATGAQAKWLGLPSEAKFQGFGVSACATCDGFFFRGKEVVVVGGGNTAVEEALYLANLASKVTVVHRRDTFRAERILQERLFKHPNVEVVWNHAVEEICGRDKPSAVTHVRLRDTVTGAITERKADGVFIAIGHQPATAVFEGQLPFRAGGYLEVTPGTAMTAIPGVFAAGDVTDDVYRQAITAAGMGCMAALEAEKYLANLAIGEQPRQAAAE; encoded by the coding sequence ATGTCCACCACCAAGCAGGCTCCCCAGCACGAGAAGCTCGTGATCATCGGCTCCGGCCCCGCCGGATACACCGCCGCGATCTACGCCGCCCGCGCCATGGTCGAGCCGCTGCTGATCTCGGGCTTCCAGCCCGGCGGCCAGCTGATGATCACCACCGACGTCGAGAACTATCCGGGCTTCGCCGACGCGATCCAGGGCCCGTGGCTGATGGAGCAGATGCGCTCCCAAGCCGAGCATGTCGGCACCCGGATCGTCTCGGAATACATCGCCAAGGTCGATCTCGCGCAGAGGCCGTTCCGGCTCGAGGCCGATTCCGGCGCGGTCTTCACCTGCGACGCGCTGATCATCGCCACCGGCGCCCAGGCCAAGTGGCTCGGCCTGCCCTCCGAGGCGAAGTTCCAGGGCTTCGGCGTCTCGGCCTGCGCCACCTGCGACGGGTTCTTCTTCCGGGGCAAGGAGGTCGTGGTCGTCGGCGGCGGCAACACCGCGGTCGAGGAGGCGCTCTACCTCGCCAACCTCGCCTCCAAGGTGACGGTCGTGCACCGGCGCGACACTTTTCGGGCCGAGCGCATCCTGCAGGAGCGCCTGTTCAAGCACCCGAACGTCGAGGTGGTGTGGAACCACGCGGTGGAGGAGATCTGCGGCCGCGACAAGCCGTCCGCGGTCACCCATGTCCGCCTGCGCGACACGGTCACCGGCGCGATCACCGAGCGCAAGGCTGACGGCGTGTTCATCGCCATCGGCCACCAGCCGGCGACCGCGGTGTTCGAGGGGCAATTGCCCTTCCGGGCCGGTGGCTACCTCGAGGTGACGCCCGGCACCGCCATGACGGCGATCCCCGGCGTGTTCGCGGCGGGCGACGTCACCGACGACGTCTACCGGCAGGCGATCACCGCCGCCGGGATGGGCTGCATGGCCGCCCTCGAGGCGGAGAAGTACCTGGCCAACCTGGCGATCGGCGAACAGCCGCGTCAGGCCGCGGCCGAGTAG
- a CDS encoding mitochondrial fission ELM1 family protein translates to MASLSPLLPSGTTAWLITDGKAGDLAPCRGLAEALGVAAEERVVAPRPPFSWLAPRGPADPRERALTPPWPDLAIATGRRAVPALRAVKRRSGRRTFTVFLRDPRIGARAADLIWVPAHDSLRAPNVIVTETGPHPVSPARLAAARSDPDPRLAGLPAPRAAVLVGGDSRHGRFSETDARALLAGLERLAGEAGLMITASRRTPERLRAALADLARRRGGFFWDGGGENPYLAMLALADTIVATADSANMVIEACAAGVPVLLFEPQNVYARHRALFEALKRHGTVHVFDGRVESLPSKPLDMTLAIAQAVANAYIGHRDALARRQAR, encoded by the coding sequence GTGGCCTCCCTCTCCCCTCTTCTGCCCTCCGGCACCACGGCCTGGCTGATCACCGACGGCAAGGCCGGCGATCTCGCGCCCTGCCGCGGCCTCGCCGAGGCCCTGGGGGTGGCGGCCGAGGAGCGCGTGGTCGCGCCGCGTCCGCCCTTCTCCTGGCTCGCACCGCGCGGCCCGGCCGATCCGCGGGAGCGGGCGCTGACGCCTCCCTGGCCCGACCTCGCCATCGCCACCGGGCGCCGGGCGGTGCCGGCGTTGCGCGCGGTCAAACGCCGCTCGGGCCGAAGAACCTTCACGGTGTTCCTGCGCGATCCGCGCATCGGTGCGCGGGCGGCCGACCTGATCTGGGTGCCGGCCCACGATTCGTTGCGTGCGCCCAACGTGATCGTGACCGAGACCGGCCCGCACCCGGTCTCCCCCGCCCGCCTCGCCGCCGCGCGAAGCGATCCCGATCCGCGTCTCGCCGGCCTGCCCGCCCCCCGCGCCGCGGTGCTGGTCGGCGGCGACAGCCGGCACGGGCGCTTTTCGGAGACGGACGCGCGCGCCCTGCTCGCCGGGCTGGAGCGCCTGGCCGGCGAGGCGGGCCTGATGATCACCGCCTCCCGCCGCACCCCCGAACGCCTGCGGGCGGCCCTGGCCGACCTCGCCCGGCGCCGCGGCGGGTTCTTCTGGGACGGCGGCGGCGAGAATCCGTACCTCGCGATGCTGGCGCTCGCCGACACGATCGTGGCGACGGCCGATTCGGCCAACATGGTGATCGAGGCCTGCGCCGCCGGCGTCCCGGTGCTGCTGTTCGAGCCGCAAAACGTCTATGCCCGCCATCGCGCGCTGTTCGAGGCCCTCAAACGGCACGGAACTGTGCATGTCTTCGACGGACGGGTTGAGTCGTTGCCGTCCAAGCCCTTAGACATGACACTCGCGATCGCGCAGGCTGTGGCGAATGCCTATATCGGGCATCGCGACGCGCTCGCCCGCCGTCAGGCTCGTTAG
- the gltX gene encoding glutamate--tRNA ligase: MTPVVRFAPSPTGFLHIGNARPALFNALFARRAGGQFWLRLDDTDTARSTPEFAAAIEEDLAWLGIVPDGTFRQSERLAIYDAAAERLKAAGRLYPAYETAEELERRRRRQLGRGLPPVYDRAALKLTPEEKAAFEAEGRRPHWRFRLDPGTVTWDDLVRGPCHVEADSLSDPVLIREDGSYLYTLPSVVDDAETGVTHVIRGEDHVTNTAVQIQIFSALGAPVPVFAHHNLLTTASGEGLSKRLGHLSLRGLRETGYEPMAVAALAVLTGSAEAVRPVADLDELAALVDLAHVSRAPAKFDEHELDGLNARVVHGLPYAAVADRLAAIGVAPEKAQAFWEVVRANLTRVSDAAEWWRVVQGPATPVTGETPDLFAVAREALPPEPWDTGTWKQVTEAVRAATGLKGKALFLPLRLALTGLDHGPDLAGLLPLIGRERALARLKGEVA, encoded by the coding sequence ATGACCCCCGTCGTTCGCTTCGCCCCCTCGCCCACCGGCTTCCTCCATATCGGCAATGCCCGGCCGGCCCTGTTCAACGCCCTGTTCGCCCGGCGGGCGGGCGGCCAGTTCTGGCTGCGCCTCGACGATACCGACACGGCGCGCTCGACGCCTGAATTCGCCGCGGCGATCGAGGAGGATCTGGCCTGGCTCGGCATCGTCCCGGACGGGACCTTTCGCCAGTCGGAGCGCCTGGCGATCTACGATGCGGCCGCCGAGCGGTTGAAGGCGGCGGGCCGCCTCTACCCGGCCTACGAGACGGCGGAGGAATTGGAGCGCCGCCGCCGGCGCCAGCTCGGCCGCGGCCTGCCGCCGGTCTACGACCGCGCCGCCCTGAAGCTCACCCCTGAGGAGAAGGCCGCCTTCGAGGCCGAAGGGCGCCGGCCGCATTGGCGCTTCCGCCTCGATCCCGGCACCGTGACCTGGGACGACCTCGTGCGCGGGCCCTGCCACGTCGAGGCCGACAGCCTGTCCGACCCGGTGCTGATCCGCGAGGACGGCAGCTACCTCTACACCTTGCCCTCCGTGGTCGATGATGCCGAGACCGGCGTGACCCACGTGATCCGCGGCGAGGACCACGTCACCAACACGGCGGTCCAGATCCAGATCTTCTCCGCGCTGGGCGCTCCGGTGCCGGTCTTCGCCCACCACAACCTGCTCACCACGGCGAGCGGCGAGGGGCTGTCGAAGCGCCTCGGCCACCTCTCCCTGCGGGGCCTGCGCGAGACCGGCTACGAGCCGATGGCCGTCGCGGCGCTGGCGGTGCTGACCGGCTCGGCCGAGGCGGTGCGGCCGGTGGCCGATCTCGACGAGCTGGCCGCGCTGGTCGACCTCGCCCATGTTTCGCGGGCCCCGGCGAAGTTCGACGAGCACGAGCTCGACGGCCTCAACGCCCGCGTCGTCCACGGGCTGCCCTACGCGGCGGTGGCCGATCGCCTCGCCGCGATCGGCGTCGCGCCGGAAAAGGCGCAAGCGTTCTGGGAGGTCGTGCGGGCGAACCTGACCCGGGTGTCGGACGCGGCCGAGTGGTGGCGGGTGGTGCAGGGCCCGGCGACCCCGGTGACCGGCGAGACGCCGGACCTTTTCGCGGTGGCCCGCGAGGCGCTGCCGCCGGAGCCGTGGGATACCGGTACCTGGAAGCAGGTGACGGAGGCGGTGCGTGCCGCCACTGGTCTCAAGGGCAAGGCGCTGTTCCTCCCCTTGCGCCTCGCGCTCACCGGCCTCGACCACGGCCCGGACCTCGCCGGCCTGCTGCCGCTGATCGGGCGGGAGCGGGCGCTGGCGCGGTTGAAGGGGGAGGTGGCGTAG
- a CDS encoding amidase: MAQPSAANPADLPATELLRLYASRALSPVAVAEAVIARAEAAEPHLHALYAFAPEAALDAARASEARWMRGEALPLDGVPVTIKENIAVEGVPMPLGTAARDDVPPSPRDAPATARLREDGAVIVACTTMPDYGMLSSGLSSFHPLTRNPWDLTKGPGGSSAGSGAAAAAGYGPIHLGTDIGGSIRLPASWCGVVGHKPSHGRVPLDNAFYGRCAGPLTRSVADAALAMRSISRPDDRDPTALPPADLPWLDLDGPALKGLRLGLVMESGAGLPLDPGNRAVIEAAVRLLTEAGAIVEPVPAYLSQKMLDGLDLFWRQRASLDIEALDEARRARVLPFIRDWAAGGWDLSGAAVFHGMGQMAAMRDAALAAIRPFDFLIGPVSPNPPFPAEHASPTNDPARAMAHIAYTVPFNMSEQPAISVPAGFTPEGLPVGLQIVGKRFDDVGVLRLARAFEAIRPALRPWPVVA, from the coding sequence ATGGCCCAGCCCTCCGCCGCGAACCCGGCCGACTTGCCCGCGACAGAACTCCTGCGCCTCTACGCCAGCCGCGCCCTCTCGCCGGTCGCGGTGGCGGAAGCCGTGATCGCCCGGGCCGAGGCCGCCGAGCCGCACCTGCACGCGCTCTACGCCTTCGCGCCGGAGGCGGCGCTCGACGCCGCCCGCGCCTCCGAGGCGCGGTGGATGCGGGGGGAGGCCCTGCCCCTCGACGGGGTGCCGGTCACCATCAAGGAGAACATCGCCGTCGAGGGCGTGCCGATGCCGCTCGGCACCGCCGCCCGGGACGACGTGCCGCCGAGCCCGCGCGACGCGCCGGCCACCGCCCGCCTGCGCGAGGACGGGGCGGTGATCGTCGCCTGCACCACCATGCCGGATTACGGCATGCTGTCCTCGGGCCTCTCCAGCTTTCATCCCCTCACCCGCAACCCGTGGGACCTGACCAAGGGCCCGGGCGGCTCCTCGGCCGGCTCGGGCGCGGCGGCGGCCGCCGGCTACGGCCCGATCCATCTCGGCACCGATATCGGCGGCTCGATCCGGCTGCCCGCCTCCTGGTGCGGGGTCGTCGGCCACAAGCCGAGCCACGGACGGGTGCCCCTCGACAACGCGTTCTACGGCCGCTGCGCCGGCCCCCTCACCCGCAGCGTCGCCGACGCGGCTCTGGCGATGCGCAGCATCAGCCGCCCGGACGACCGCGACCCCACCGCCTTGCCGCCCGCCGACCTGCCCTGGCTCGACCTCGACGGGCCGGCGCTGAAGGGCCTGCGCCTCGGGCTGGTGATGGAGAGCGGGGCGGGCCTGCCCCTCGATCCAGGCAACCGCGCGGTGATCGAGGCGGCGGTGCGGCTGCTGACCGAGGCCGGCGCGATCGTCGAGCCGGTCCCGGCCTACCTCAGCCAAAAGATGCTCGACGGGCTCGACCTGTTCTGGCGCCAGCGCGCCTCCCTCGACATCGAGGCGCTGGACGAGGCGCGCCGCGCCCGGGTGTTGCCCTTCATCCGCGACTGGGCGGCGGGCGGTTGGGACTTGAGTGGTGCGGCGGTCTTCCACGGCATGGGCCAGATGGCGGCGATGCGCGACGCGGCTCTGGCGGCGATTCGCCCGTTCGACTTCCTGATCGGACCGGTCTCGCCGAACCCGCCCTTCCCGGCCGAGCACGCCTCGCCGACCAACGACCCGGCCCGGGCGATGGCGCACATCGCCTACACGGTCCCGTTCAACATGTCGGAGCAGCCGGCAATCTCGGTCCCGGCGGGCTTCACCCCGGAGGGGCTGCCGGTGGGGTTGCAGATCGTCGGCAAGCGCTTCGACGATGTCGGGGTGCTGCGACTGGCGCGGGCGTTCGAAGCGATCCGGCCGGCGCTGCGGCCGTGGCCGGTGGTGGCCTGA
- a CDS encoding Uma2 family endonuclease, translated as MSLALRRAPRMRVAEFLEMIRDRPDEERWELLDGEAVLMAPPGERHQQIVMSLGRQLAALAEKLGCRALPGLGLRNDFVDDYAPIPDLVVRCGPLLPDGYARDPLIVAEVLSPSTMHNDRGRKAEFYQGLQTLRAYLIVYQDEARVEVWSRGNGPDWSLRVLGRDDVIPLPDLGGEIPVAALYHGIPL; from the coding sequence ATGTCGCTCGCGCTGCGGCGCGCCCCGCGGATGCGGGTCGCCGAATTCCTTGAGATGATCCGCGACCGCCCGGACGAGGAGCGCTGGGAGCTTCTCGACGGCGAGGCCGTGCTGATGGCTCCGCCGGGCGAGCGCCATCAGCAGATCGTGATGAGTCTCGGTCGCCAACTCGCTGCGCTGGCCGAGAAGCTGGGATGCCGGGCCCTGCCCGGGCTCGGCCTGCGCAACGACTTCGTCGATGATTACGCACCGATCCCCGATCTCGTCGTGCGCTGCGGTCCTCTTCTTCCGGACGGGTACGCTCGCGACCCGCTGATCGTCGCCGAGGTGCTGTCGCCCTCGACCATGCACAACGACCGTGGCCGTAAGGCAGAGTTTTATCAGGGTCTCCAGACTCTTCGCGCCTACCTGATCGTCTATCAGGACGAGGCCCGGGTCGAGGTCTGGTCGCGCGGGAACGGCCCGGACTGGTCCCTGCGCGTCCTCGGCCGGGACGACGTGATCCCGCTGCCCGATCTCGGCGGCGAGATCCCGGTCGCCGCCCTCTATCACGGCATCCCCCTCTGA